The genomic stretch GGCAGCAATTCGCTTACTGTAGGATGAATGTGTACGGCATCCCGCAAAACGGTGTAAGGCTGTTTGGCATACATTAAGTTGGTGAGGGCGCTGATAATTTCATCACCGCCAACGCCCAGTACGCAAGCACCTAAAAAGAGTTGAGTGTCGGCATCTATAATCGCCTGCATAAATCCTTTTGTTTCTCCTTTTGCCTTAGCCCTGTTTATTTTGGTCATTGGTCGGTGCGCCAACAAAATCTTGTATCCTTTTTGTAAAGCTTCTTTTTTTGTCATTCCAACTCTGCCCAATGGCGGATCGGTAAACAAACCATAAGTGGTAATTCTGTCGCTGATTTTTCTTGTTTTTGATCCGGATAAAAAACTTTGTACCACTTGATAATCGTGGTAAGAGGTATGTGTAAAAGCGCCTTTTCCATTGCAATCGCCCATAGCGAAAATGCCTGCTACATTGGTTTGACCATAATCATCTACCTCAACAAAGCCTCTTTCATTTACTTTTATATTGGTGTTTTGCAACTGCAAAGTATCGGTATTGGGCATACGGCCAATGGCAAGTAAAATATGTGACCCTGTTACCGAAACCGATTTGTCTTTGGTGGCATTGACGGTAATAGAGCTGTCCTTATTCTGCAAAGTTTGTATGTCATCAGCGTTAAGAATAATATCGATGCCGTCTGATTTTAAAATATCAGCAACCGCCTGACTGATGTCTTCATCTTCAACTTTTATCAATCGGGGTCCACGCTCTACAATGGTTACTTTACTACCAAAGCGTTTAAACATTTGTGCAAATTCAACACCGATAAAGCTGCCACCGATAATGATCAAGTGCTCGGGCAATTCGGTGGTTTGCAAAATATTTTCATTGGTGAAATAAGGCGTATGCTGATACATTTCCGGTACACGCGGTCGGCTGCCTACATTGATAAAAATATTTTTGGCGGTTAATGTTTCGCCGTTTACAGCTATTTCGTAATCGTTTACAAAATGTGCTTCACCTCTGTAAAGCGTGATGTTTTTATCGTCCTGAAACCCTTTTTCTATGCCGTTGCGGTCTACTCCGATAATGGCTTCTTTGCGTTCTTTTATTTTTCGCATATTCGCCTTTCCGGACTGCGGAATGTCCACCCCGTAATCTTCGGCGTGTGAGATATCCCACATTTTGCGGGCACTTGCTATATACGTCTTTGTGGGAATACAGCCGTTGTTGACACAATTTCCGCCCAATTGACCTTTCTCAATAATGGCAACACGTCCGCTTTTGGCAAGACTGAAAGCCAACGGTGTACCGGCCTGACCGGAACCTATTATAATGTAATCGTATTGAATCATTTTTTGTTTTTTTAACCACTTTACCACATACGGACATAGTTTTTTTCCGGTGTAGCCTATGTCTCTATGTGTTTAAAATTTATATATTTTTAAGTTTTACTCGCTCACTTTTACGCCTTTCCAAAAAGCAACGTGGTCTTTTATTTCCTTTGCGGCTTCTGATGGCGATTTATAATACCAACCGGCATCGGTTTCTGTTTTTCCGTCCACATTTACAGAGTAAT from Chryseobacterium indoltheticum encodes the following:
- a CDS encoding mercuric reductase, which translates into the protein MVKWLKKQKMIQYDYIIIGSGQAGTPLAFSLAKSGRVAIIEKGQLGGNCVNNGCIPTKTYIASARKMWDISHAEDYGVDIPQSGKANMRKIKERKEAIIGVDRNGIEKGFQDDKNITLYRGEAHFVNDYEIAVNGETLTAKNIFINVGSRPRVPEMYQHTPYFTNENILQTTELPEHLIIIGGSFIGVEFAQMFKRFGSKVTIVERGPRLIKVEDEDISQAVADILKSDGIDIILNADDIQTLQNKDSSITVNATKDKSVSVTGSHILLAIGRMPNTDTLQLQNTNIKVNERGFVEVDDYGQTNVAGIFAMGDCNGKGAFTHTSYHDYQVVQSFLSGSKTRKISDRITTYGLFTDPPLGRVGMTKKEALQKGYKILLAHRPMTKINRAKAKGETKGFMQAIIDADTQLFLGACVLGVGGDEIISALTNLMYAKQPYTVLRDAVHIHPTVSELLPTALEDLTPLN